One window of the Eucalyptus grandis isolate ANBG69807.140 chromosome 6, ASM1654582v1, whole genome shotgun sequence genome contains the following:
- the LOC104448579 gene encoding probable leucine-rich repeat receptor-like serine/threonine-protein kinase At3g14840, whose translation MLYRLCLTSNNFTGELPQTIFNLTDLEYLQLGDNQFIEKIPKFIKNLTSLEMLVIEGSGLQGPIPSEIAVLERLSVLRLSDLDGPESPVPKLGCRNIVKLILRSCNLMGELPAYLAKMTNLKTLDLSFNNLSGKIPESYRSLENIGYIYLTGNQLTGAVPDWILMKGKNVDLSYNNFTAGGSECQERSVNLFASSEVENAGLVLCLQSPHCTKKRYNLFINCGGSEANIGGITYEDDSWEATPSRFFRRDYWACSSTGYFPDYDTARYSYTVENTSRLSMSKTQLYTKARRSSISLTYYGFCLMDGPYNVTLHFAEIMFTDDESYQSLGRRAFNIYIQGKLMWKDFNIKIEAGGVGKEVIKSFPANVTKGTLEIRFYWAGKGTTAIPDRGVYGPLISAISIYPGFDPPTSKSAGTVAGILAAIVFVVFLILVILWWRGCLGRKDKMAEELKGLALQIGLFTLRQIKAATNNFDAANKIGEGGFGSVYKGFLLDGTTIAVKQLSSKSQQGNHEFLTEIGMISALQHPHLVKLYGCCIEGNQLLLVYEYMENNSLARALFGPEEFQLKLDWWTRHKICVGIARGLAYLHEESRLKIVHRDIKATNILLDKDLNPKISDFGLAKLDEEDNTHISTKIAGTYGYMAPEYAMHGYLTDKADIYSFGIVALEVVSGQSNSSSEKNEECFYLLDWVRVLKERGNLIDLVDQRLGCHFDKEEALVLTKVALMCTNATPALRPPMSSVVRMLEGKVAVPVLDFGGAVMTEEKIEAMRKHFRGDKHQAVGENITKSMSIDGPWIGTTSSASANDLYPIFLDTDYRQKKGLFCSK comes from the exons ATGCTATATCGATT gTGCCTTACATCAAATAATTTCACGGGGGAGCTGCCTCAAACAATTTTTAACTTAACGGATTTGGAGTACCT GCAACTTGGTGATAATCAGTTCATAGAAAAGATACCCAAATTTATTAAGAACTTGACAAGTCTTGAAATGCT AGTTATTGAGGGAAGTGGATTGCAAGGGCCGATTCCCTCTGAGATCGCAGTTTTAGAGAGATTGTCAGTCTT GAGATTAAGTGACCTCGATGGACCCGAGTCCCCAGTTCCAAAACTTGGGTGTAGAAATATTGTGAAACT GATTCTGAGGAGCTGCAATCTCATGGGCGAGCTACCTGCTTATCTAGCAAAAATGACAAACCTAAAAACATT AGACCTCAGCTTCAACAATCTGAGTGGCAAAATCCCTGAATCCTACCGCAGCCTGGAAAACATAGGATATAT CTATCTGACTGGAAACCAGTTGACTGGAGCAGTCCCTGATTGGATCctgatgaaaggaaaaaatgt TGATTTATCATACAACAACTTCACTGCTGGAGGCTCAGAATGTCAAGAAAGATCTGT CAACTTGTTCGCAAGCTCCGAGGTTGAGAATGC TGGACTTGTCTTATGTTTGCAGAGTCCCCATTGTACAAAAA AACGGTATAACCTCTTCATAAATTGCGGTGGGAGCGAAGCAAACATAGGGGGCATCACATACGAAGATGATTCGTGGGAGGCTACACCTTCAAGATTCTTCAGGAGGGACTACTGGGCGTGCAGTAGCACTGGTTACTTCCCCGATTACGATACCGCTAGATATAGCTATACAGTTGAAAATACATCCAGACTGTCCATGAGTAAAACCCAACTTTACACGAAAGCACGACGTTCTTCTATCTCTCTAACTTACTATGGTTTTTGTCTGATGGATGGGCCCTACAATGTAACCCTTCATTTTGCGGAGATAATGTTCACAGACGACGAAAGTTATCAAAGCCTTGGGAGGAGagcttttaatatttatatacaG GGGAAATTGATGTGGAAAGATTTCAACATTAAGATTGAAGCAGGTGGAGTTGGAAAGGAGGTCATAAAAAGTTTTCCTGCCAATGTGACCAAGGGCACTCTGGAGATACGATTCTACTGGGCTGGGAAAGGAACCACTGCTATACCTGACAGAGGAGTCTATGGTCCTCTTATATCTGCTATCTCCATCTATCCTG GCTTTGATCCCCCAACCAGCAAATCTGCTGGCACAGTGGCTGGGATTCTGGCTGCTATAGTTTTTGTAGTTTTCCTTATCCTGGTTATCCTTTGGTGGAGAGGATGCCTTGGACGTAAAGATAAAATGGCAGAAG AATTGAAGGGTCTAGCATTGCAAATTGGTTTATTTACCTTGCGACAGATTAAAGCCGCCACAAACAATTTTGACGCTGCCAACAAGATAGGAGAAGGTGGTTTTGGTTCTGTCTACAAG GGTTTTCTGTTAGATGGCACCACTATAGCAGTGAAGCAGCTTTCTTCCAAATCACAGCAAGGAAATCATGAGTTCCTGACTGAGATTGGGATGATTTCTGCTCTTCAGCATCCACATCTGGTGAAACTCTATGGATGCTGCATTGAAGGAAATCAACTTTTGCTGGTTTACGAGTACATGGAAAATAACAGTCTTGCTCGCgctttatttg GTCCTGAAGAATTTCAGTTAAAGTTGGATTGGTGGACAAGACACAAGATATGTGTGGGTATTGCTAGGGGCTTGGCATATCTTCATGAAGAATCAAGGCTGAAGATTGTGCATAGAGACATTAAAGCTACTAATATTTTACTAGATAAGGATCTCAACCCTAAAATATCGGATTTTGGTTTGGCAAAGCTTGATGAGGAAGACAACACACATATTAGCACCAAGATTGCTGGAACTTA TGGATATATGGCACCAGAGTATGCGATGCATGGTTACCTCACTGACAAAGCTGACATCTATAGTTTTGGCATTGTTGCCTTAGAAGTTGTTAGTGGCCAGAGCAACAGTAGTTCcgaaaaaaatgaggaatgcTTTTATCTACTTGACTGG GTACGAGTtttgaaggagagaggaaatttGATAGATTTAGTTGATCAGAGGCTCGGTTGTCACTTTGACAAAGAGGAGGCGCTAGTATTGACAAAGGTAGCTCTGATGTGTACTAATGCGACTCCAGCACTCAGGCCGCCGATGTCATCTGTGGTTAGAATGCTTGAAGGCAAGGTTGCTGTTCCGGTGCTGGACTTTGGAGGCGCTGTCATGACTGAGGAGAAAATTGAGGCCATGAGGAAGCATTTTAGAGGTGACAAACATCAGGCAGTTGGAGAGAATATCACCAAGAGTATGTCCATTGATGGGCCATGGATCGGAACCACTTCGTCCGCATCTGCTAATGATCTTTATCCAATATTTCTGGATACTGATTACCGACAGAAGAAAGGTTTGTTTTGTTCTAAGTAA